AGTCATATAGTGATAAAGAGATGCTGTAGGTAACGCAGTTAGTTTTGCATCTCCGAGGAGTTGCATTATGATACTGCTGAAAAAGGACATATGATTATTTTAAGACATGAACAAGAACAGAAATTATCCTGCGCCCAGTTGTACACAGACGTATTCCTAACGTGCTCCCTTGAAATGTGTTCGAATTCCAGCTCTGCTAAATTGATGAAAACAGGCATCACTCAGGGACATACTGCGCCAAGACGCTAGTATACTCGCATAGTCGTTCCTTTGGATCGGATCGCTCAGAGTGAAGTATACAAACACTACCTCTGATGTGTCACACTCAACCTGTGTGAGTCGTTGCGTCCCTTGGCAAAATATGGAACGTCAGAAGTCATGCTGTGGTTGTAAAGATGCAATCATTGCAAGACAGACGACATGTGACTAACTAGAATATAAGCTTAGACGTGTTTAATGTATCAGTAGTCATGCGGTACATTGCCATGGATACGGTTCCAAAATCACGGATGACGCTGATTCTGTAAATGGCCTACTAAGCCATACCATAAAATATCACAGACTTGTACtataacaaaatacataaagcaGGTACCCAGGACTTCAAATTCAGGGAGCATTTCAAGGTAATAAAACAAGTATGTCTACGACGTCAGATTATAATGTTACTTTACCCGGGCTGACGATTGTTGAACGTATTGGACACCTGTGCGACCACACTCTGTACGTGAGACAAAgatatattatttgtttgtCAAATGTTATTATAGGTGCAAGCACCATCATATAACCTCATCACCAGTCACGTTGTTCAAAGCTTTCAGTTCCTCCTCCTTGGCCTTGACCTTCCTTGCATCCATCCATCTCTTTGTGAAGGGTTCTGCCAAAAGGAACAGGGCTGACGCAATTGCTGTAGAACCCAGGAGATTAAACGAAGCATAGTAAGTACCCGTGATGTCCCTGAGAGCCCCTGCAATTAAACCCCACAAACGTtaatgagtatgtttttacaaatattccagCGGCAGCAGAAATGTGTTTTACACATTGAACCCACACGGGGAATCGAttcctggtcttcagcatgtcGAGCGAATGCTTCGACCACTTGGTTACCCCGCAGACCTCCCAAAACGAGACATATCAACAAATTCACATCATACGTAGATATGGATCGTTTGTTTCGTGCGTTGTTGCTTAACTTCGGACTCAGCAACATATGGCAGTTAGAAAGTGGTGGTTTGTAAAGAATATCGTCTGGACCAACCCTGTGATCACTACCATCAACATCAGGtaattgtgatacgatgacatgtttcaagcaagtGAAAGAATCTGACCATCTAATGCCGGTAGTCAAGCATATATATCTGGACAGAGCTAATGTTGTTTAACGgtgtaacatattttatatcgtGGTATGCTGTAAATGTACAGTGGGCGAATTCGACAAATTTGCGTTTAAAAAGATGGCTGATAGTATATTTCCCTCAAGTACTTTGTCTATCTTGCTATTAAATGTCTCTCTGGAATGGCGCCAAACTATCTGTCCAGCTTCATCGATAACTACCTGCCCACTAAATCTTTCAGATCAGAGAACAAACGACTCCATGTTGGCCCTCATGTCCAGAGCAAACGTTCTGGCCATAGAACATATTCTTATTCTGCTGCTATTGCCTGGAATAGCCAAACCACAGAAATTAGACTCTGTCAAGACTTTTCTTCCTTTCGCTCTTATCTCAAGACCTGCATCTATAGACTTTGTTGTGTTCCTTCTTGTGTGCAGCTTGACcatgcattgtgcatggaaAGGCGCCTTACACCgggactattattattatttatgtcATTATCCTCTAACTCTACTCACCAAGTACAGGGTTCATTATCGCAAGGGAGACGCCATGGAAGACTTGCACAAATCCAAGAGCCTTTGGGAACGTCTCAATATCAAGAAACTCCACCATCACCACAGCGTTCATCGCTTGGAAACCTCCCGAGAACATTCCGAACAGCACAACAAACATGATCAACAGCCCGTATGAGACGTAGAAGCTTGTGAACTGACACACCAGTCCTGTCCCGCACATAAATAGAGCGAGCAAATTCTGCGCTTTGATTTTACCAGATTCAACTATCACACCAGAAGCAAATCGACTGCCGCAGTCGACTGCCGCATATATAGTGACAAGCATCGCTGCATCCATGTCAGTGAACCCTTCCTCCTGTACCATTGCTGGGAGAAAGGAATCGAACAGTGTAACAGCAACAACACCGAAGAAGTTGAAGAAAGCAATCAGCCAAAAGTTTACTCGTTTGAACGCCGACAAGTCCAGAGACTTCTTTATCCTCAGACAGCAAGAAGCCTCTTGTTCTGTTACACCTTCGGTGTCGACAACGTTTTTGTTCAGGCTCATGGTTGAGACGATATGAATTTCACAGCTGCTGGCATATTTAAGAACACTGGACTGTGACAGAGTGTCAATGATCCCTCCAATGTAATTCTGAGATGCATGAGCGCCATTCTCGGAAACGTTAGAGTCGCTGTCGCCGTGTTTCAAACCGCTAGGGGTTTCCCTGAGTATAGTTTCTTCTGTTTGATCTTCCTTTGGTCTAATTGGGGCTGGCCTGTACAAAAGAGCAAATATGAGAATCTCCATTTGTATGGCTCCGCCGATTAACATTGTGCCTCGTAGTCCGTACTGTGTCAGGAGGTATCTTATTATCTGAGGTATAGACATCCCACCGATGCTCGCTCCACAGCTGCCGATAGCCTGGCCAAGGGCAGTTCTCTTGTCGAAATACTGCCCAACGATGACCATACCCGGACCATAGAGTAACGCGGAACCCATCCCTGAAATTGTTATCGGTATTACCAGTTCATCAACAAGGCAGTACTGTCGACAATGTCATATGCATATAATGAAGGCACAGCTTTCAAGATAGAGCATTAATCAGGACAAATACCGTTAGCAAAATGCCACGTTTATCTTTATATGTACAGCAACTTCTCAGGTATAAGAGGGAgtaagtgagtctagttttatgccgcttttagcaatatccaagcaatgtcacggcgaGAGTGACCAGAGCTTCACGTATTGtatccatttggggaatcgtACACGGATCTCCAAGGTGACGAGCGTAGGCGTTAAGTACAAGGCTATCCCATAGCTGTTGCCAGGTATAGGAAGggggtctgcaaataatcttgtctggaccaaacaatccagtgatgatgaACGCATattggacacgatgacatgcatcaaccaggACAGCGAACTTTACACCCCTGATcacgtttgtcgcctcttatgacaagcagttATTACATATAGCTATgtcggttggttggtttgttgtttaacacctaactcagcaatattccagctgtgttgCGGCGGCCTGTGAATCGAATCTGAACTCAACAATCCAGACttcaacgtcatgagcatcgattcccttagtcgcctctcacaacaagtATAGAATAACTTCTTATCTGGATCATCACGGGGCACATATTTATGTACGGATTGCAACTCACCTGGCAGAATACTCTGAGTGAAGATGAGGTATTCAAGGTTCATGGCAAAGTAGCTGAGGATGCCTCCGAGGGACATCAAGATGCCACCAAGCAGACATGTGAACCGGATGCTGAATCTCTCCAGCAGAAAATTGAGTCCAACCAAAGCTGAAATGTTTCCCCCAAAAGGACAGTCAAAACAAACATGGGTGAAAACTTAATATCATATTCTTGTTAGTTCTTGAAAACAACCATATAAGTTCCACCTGGTTAATGTGACAAGAACGCACAACATACTAACAGGGCGGATACAAAACATCATTAACCACCATTAAcgtttacatgtttttgtttgttttgcttcttAGTTATTTACAGGCGACctcaacaatattgcagctatataacAGCGGTATGTAAGTAGTCGTATCTGGGCCTGCTAATACTGTGATGCATGAGGAAGTCGGCGAtcctcatcgctgaaccagttCTTAAACAATGAATAATAAGCTCAATTTTTGGCGCTCtgtttaccactgcatatgaaagacttctggttagtcataaacggaacaccattcttGTGTAacaaaacttgtggttaattaataccaagcgcttaaaagttgctaaaaagccgtctgcatccctctcgcccgcaaacgaaaccacagacaggttacgtaactctgtagccagagccctacagtgacgtcatataaggaacgattttcagttagttgtatggaaaatgtgtaggaagctcgtcattttgctgatttctcgacgtcaccaaagacatgtcgAATTGTTGTGTGGctgtcaattgctccttgggatcgggtgatggtgtcactatgcacagatttccactaaagtccatttgaattaatgatattaaggtttgttttcatcgagtAAGAAAAACTATTTTCTACTAGTAGttgaatatgcatttgaatcatgaccaaaaggagtttgcatggcACAACCTCTAACATAACATAAGTGAGGTTGGGGTCGaggtgaaaatactgcgcgataaatttcttcacttgctaaatttacttagtttgtaaacgttcactcactggtatgtagacacttgtcaatatacgtatttatatttggtctcattatcctaattactttataatcatactcgtatgcattttgaaacttaataaaaagaagcaatCTGTGAATGTAcgacaggaatgtaatatctagacattttatcgTTTGCCTATTTGAATCATAATTCgtacgcacgccctagtgtatgtcgtctgtatcattacacttaacgacgaaaacaatgatgttgttcaaagttacaacttaaaaaaacaaaatacaaatattaaaattaaaacaaattaaagttataggagcaatgtcaggctattacatTTTTCGAgcaatgtatccatcaatatccacaaaaacatctgcaaatttcccaagtgatgtgtctttcaacaatctAACATACGGAaaagtgatgtatcgtttcagatTTTTCAACtatttgcataatgtgcgtcattcttttaaaaaaagtaataataaaaagttatttagttagccaataatgagcaatcaatcaatgtatgggcggttaatcctttgaaagcaggttgttgtttttacatagacacagacacgacagagtgtgttcagtatagattagtaaatgtacaggcataaacactaccttttgacaaatccccatttaaatcgCATACaggtaattaatcaatcagcgtgttatcggttaatgctttgatcgatccagatacaagaaatgccaaatggggacccttgtcgggtaatctaagtggcgttaccactaattatacctgttataaattcattaactgagcatcaagtgaatgatgacaacacGGATTACAGCCTAGCGACACCaagcgattttgacagaatcgtccaTGAAAACAAgagttgtaactcggaaactaggcaaagcaggagacaaaactaaatgattggttgaaatttcgtttgcggctgagaattgtgcactgctgccaaaaaggtcgatttaaggtaattaaagatcgaaccgagcagttttaatgactagctggtttcatttataacgatgtcaatgagtCGTTTATGCATCtgcaccccctagagtatatgtgatctttaagcaTGCGTTGGTTACGATCATTTCTCACACACTACACTAAAGACAAAGTCAAGTCAACTGACACTCGACTTACCTGTTAGGCTATACGCTGCAGAATACATCCCCATGACTAATGACGTCACAGACGTTGGTGCTTTGAATTCGTCCAGAAATTCCACGAATAGGATGCCAAACGACCGATACATGCCAATTTGAATCAAGTTGATGGAAAATGTGGCTGTTGTATAAAAAGGAAAAGATGGAAGGAATATATTATGGTGTACAAGGTAACATTGTCATGGTGACAACAGAAATAGCGTCATTGTGTGATGTTCTCTCTATCGGCTTAAGATTTAAAAGAATGTTCAACTTTGCAATGTGCATGTTCTAAATCGGAGAGGTGAATCAACAACTTTTGTTGGGAGCACTTCAACCTTATTTCAGCTGTCTTAGAGTGTGTTCATGTTTTGGTGACTAGAAAGGCGTTGAGAAATCATAGGCGACTAAAACGCACAACTGTATGGTGAAATCAGTGCGGTGTATTTATTTGTAGCTCGTTTTGCATTGACCGTCTTCAGTTTTTAACCTTACCCTACAACACTTGGGGTCCAGGCGACCCTCAATTACGAATATAAAGGGTTCTTATGGGACGTATCTGATTGTTTAAGCGctattgtattattttcaatgtatctcacttacaagcgaggtataTTACAATGTACCCGGCTGCCCATGGCAATTAAGTCGGTATTTCGTGGTAGTACTTATTTATCTCgaaaaacattgaatcacgcataaTATTTCGCGGAAATTAtgtttgcaaatgcaaatcgatgaAGGGAGATGACTCAAAATTTGCTTTGCtagtgtcgtctgcaaaatttAGCGATGGCCACGAAATGATTTGCCACGCATTCCAATGAatgaattttgacaaaacgttcaaatgtagtccatGAGAATATCaggaaggggaattacaccgcagtgactttactaagacaatgcCTGTGAGGAAAAGACTGCAAGAtacaagattcgaatcgtttgattcacacaggtttgCTGAAGAGTGCGATCCGATagccatgcttcaaacagttcaaaattaacattgagcagttcggtaagataaatacattctTCACTGATCACGAAGATCGGACATGGCTTGATGTATCCTCGATACTTGCCTATGTTCCCTTTCACTGAACATAACCCAAGACGTCATCACTTCGATCTCAGGAACTTTCACGATTTCGTCGTGAGTCTGTTACAAAGAATATTATTATGCATCTTTTGTGACACAATATGTTTATTTCTGCGTCTGCATTTCTGAGTCTCGTATGACCATGCCGCTACATTAGTTGTATGACTCGAATAACAGAACCTGACAATGACGATCACACTGGGTTATATTGTAAACGAAACGTCACCGTGTTCTGtaatgattggttgaaaaacctTATCGAATGGTATTCGTTTCCCGGAAATTGCAAGACTTTCCTTTACACATTGACACGAAGAAATTGTTCAGTTGTACCGTCAGCAGTGGTGATGTCATACAAATCATACTGTGACGTTAAGtaggaatgacgtcacaaatgaatGATGCTACCAGGGAACCAGCTGTAACGGACAGCTGATCACACTGCACTGCTGTACTTGTCTCGATGTCATCAcatgttggccaatttccaatGGTGGCAACCCTGTACAACCTTTACTAGCGTAGCAACAGCCACCCGTACCACCACTACTATGTTTCAATTTATAGGCTTCAACAACTACGAACATGGGCCATGGTGACTAAATATACTGAGTCCAAAAAaaattcacattctttcttcagggctctataaaagaacaagagatggtataTTGGTTaagttgttattatttcattgctaaGATCTGTGAGATGTACTCATGTTAAGTCACAagataaaaattcgaaatttctccgTTCAGTATTGTGTGTGGCTTCCCCGCGCATTCatcactgccaaacaccgtctcatCATTGACTGCccgatgcttgtgaacacgtgatTGGGGATTCTACGCCATTGCTCTTACAAGGCAGCggcaagttcctgcaaattctgaggttggttcctaagaccacgaagccaaACGTGCTCTGTTGGATTAaagtcaggggacctcgatggccagtccatgacattgattccagcgttttgaaggaaatttcgtgtcaacatcgcggtatgcgccCGAGCATTTTCAGTGCTGGATCTGTAGTCCTAGGCCATGAGGAAAGGAACGAATTCAGGGGCGAGCAcgtggtcgcggtaagcagcagctgtgaggtttccacggatgaccagaagtcgggaacggttgtttcCACAGAAATCATCCTACAGCATGCAACTTCCACCCCCGAATCTggcgacttcctgtacacaacattagACATACCGTTCACAACGTCGTCTCCAGATTCTGTGCCtaccgtccgcgaatctgagggtaaacctggattcatcgctaaagacgactcgattccaatCTCTCTGGGTCCCTCGGAGGTAACGCTGGGGCCATAACAGACTTTGATGTTGATGAAACaacgtcaatattggcccacgatacggacgtcgagaatggagattggcagcccgtaaccgatttcgaatggtctgtgacgACAgacgacctctaaacatctcagccttagttcgtgtagccggcagaaatctgtcacgaaggtgacgtaggacgatttgtcGGTCTTCTGTTCGTCACGTCACACGttgacgacccgaccttgggcgatcagaagtggtgccagtttgttgtagacgacctggcaagtcatacacagtacgacggcagTATCCCATTGTTCTTGCGACGTTAATAACTGATCTttccgcttgcaacatgccaaccgcacgttcacgttgcacatttgacaatcgtggcatttaaagtaccgttagaactgtggtttaaaagtgggttctttttttcaaatcttgTGGCCAGTGCAAACGAAAGAAAACcaatgcaaatgaagaaaacttcgatgcaaagttcacgtgatcgactgcatgtGCAAATCCTGATTTGACACTAACGTCAATTGCACGACGAATTaatttttcaaaaattaatgaagtttcttttttcacTCAGTATATTACCCTCACTGAACAAACTTACATGTATTGAGATTGAACTCACCCAATACAATAACCCAAGCCCATCCTCTGTCTATGGGTAACTTATTTCTGCTCTTCTTATCTTGTTTCTCTGGTGATATCACTTCCTTCTTTTCGTTGTCTTTCGTCATTCTTCTGATcgctggaaataaataaataaaatacttcATTAACTATTGtctaaacacaaaacaaaacacgtcCTTCAAATGTTGATATTGTACGTTTGATTTGTCTTTCATAGAGTTCGTAGTGTCAagcattgctgaaagcggcgtgaaaaaggaaatttactcactcactcgagtaGATAGCCAAGTGTTTACAGCACATGATCGTCAATCTAGAGgtccgggttccattcccttaCTGTACAATGTGCGATGCCAATTTCTAGTATACCTTcctagccgtgatattgctaattGCATAATTGCATAACCATAGCGGATTTAACTGAATTAACGTGCTCCTAAATCGACCATAACGGATTTAACTGAATTAACGCCCTTCTGAATCAAATGTTCTTATTAATATTCCGATAAAGAAGATGGGTACCTTCAAACCTATCTTCGTTGCATAGgagccgcactcatcaatattccagatgtatggcagcggtcagtaactaattcagtgatcaacagcatcaatacctctctgcgcagttgggaatcgGTGACATGCGTCACCCATGAAAGCGAACCTGACAACTCGATCCAGTTAGCACTCTCTTACGGAATATCGCATCCAAAGGTACCCATCTTCGATGGGACAATCCTTAATCAGAATACTAATAAGAACATTTGATTCAGAAGGGCGTTAATTCATAATGCAATATAACATGAGCGAGTCTGATTTAAATTGACCAATTAATGAACAATTTTACAGCCATGTGttattgtttgcttgtttgtttgcttgtgtgtgtgtgtgtgtgtgtgtgtgtgtgtgtgtgtgtgtgtgtgtgtgtgtgtgtgtgtgtgtgtgtgtgtgtgtgtgtgtgtgtgtgtgcgtgtgtatttgTACGATGCTGAAAAAAGAATTATTTTTTTGGAAAATATTGCCAAGTTCTCAGGTACATCTCGtaggatagtgagtgagtgagtgagtgagtttagttttacgttgaactcagcaatattcaagcaatacggcggcggtctgtaaataatcgagtctggaccaaagaatccagtgaccaacaacatgagcatcgatcttcacaattgggaaccgatgacatgtgtcagacaggtcagcgagtgtgaccacccgatccccttagtcgcctcttacgacaagcaaagtcgccttttatggcaaacatcggttgttgaaggcctattctaccccctaaaccttcacgggtcaggatGTTTCATAGCCTGAGTTTGAgttaaatacaaatatataattatgtaaaataatgtttaaatATAACGTGAGTGGAATCATTAAAGCTCTTACATTTAAAAAAGTCTAGATACCCGTCCTTGTTACTAGATACAGATGGCAGTGTACGCGTTAACGCAGAAACCTGCATATTTCaagcaaaataataataaaaacacgtACAAATTATTTTGAGTGCATTCTTTCGGATTCTCATATGCTTAATTTAAAAAAGTACCATTAAACCGCAATATagaaaaaaacaagaaatttTGAAAGGATTGTTATGAAAATATCACGCATAAAAAATGAACTACATTTTATAACTTCATTCCTGCATGCACTCCTACAAAACCTACCGCGAACACTGAAGTGGGGTGATCGCGTGTCACTAACATGCTCGGTGTtgtctgtttctgtgtttaCACAACCTGTCAGTTACTGTAAGATCTCGTAACTGTGTAACTCTGCACTATCAGGAGCGCCTGTCCTCGGTCTTTACTCGCCTAATGTCAGACTGCCCTGCCCCGTTTTGTTGGTAACGCAAAAAGTAAAATCAAAGGTGATTCTTTTTAATACATTATGTAAGCAAGAGTATgtctgaaaacacacacacagacacataaaaacatttgtttcatgGACGGGTCTGTCGGTTAAATGTCAATAAATAATGGATggtatgtgaatgtgtgttcTGTCTCTTTTTCACCTTTATGTTCCGTATATAATGTGAAACACAGTGTCACGACTGTGAACAAAGCATTTACTATCATCTACGTTGGGTTTACGTTGTATTCGGGGGCCACTCACATATCTAATGGCCGGACAAAACACCTTTTATACGCCAAGACATAACATCATATTATTGTCATTACTCTGTAAACTGTACTGTCACATTCATTTGGATAATCCAGGGTCCACAAACGAATATATTAGTCGGTGTAAATGATGTTTGGAAGAGAGAACATGTTTTCAGTGCTGACTTTCGCTCTAATGATTACGTACAAGAGGTACATGGACATATCATCTTTATCATGGGCGGAGCTGTCGGCAAATATTAATAAAAACGTGGGTTATTTTACGTCCTTGTCATAAATGGTGATGTTCCTTTATCGTGTTACGTATATAATACTAAACACAAAGTCAACATTGTGACGTTTAGGAAGAGGTAAAACTTAATGTCTGTCATAATTGGGGTTACATCTTCTCACTGAAGTATTGAGCCCGTAtgctcgaaacgttcgtagccctaaaaAATCTTAACTTCGTTCGaagccaatgtgttaagtagGGGCTTACGAAGTTGGTAGGGCTACAAACGCTGAGTGAATAGCTTGCCAGATTGTTGTGCTGTTCTGGTTCGTCGTAAGTTATTGCTAgcgtatggcacttacgactgtcttagcgctatgag
This genomic interval from Haliotis asinina isolate JCU_RB_2024 unplaced genomic scaffold, JCU_Hal_asi_v2 scaffold_17, whole genome shotgun sequence contains the following:
- the LOC137269814 gene encoding monocarboxylate transporter 12-like isoform X2; the protein is MYRSFGILFVEFLDEFKAPTSVTSLVMGMYSAAYSLTALVGLNFLLERFSIRFTCLLGGILMSLGGILSYFAMNLEYLIFTQSILPGMGSALLYGPGMVIVGQYFDKRTALGQAIGSCGASIGGMSIPQIIRYLLTQYGLRGTMLIGGAIQMEILIFALLYRPAPIRPKEDQTEETILRETPSGLKHGDSDSNVSENGAHASQNYIGGIIDTLSQSSVLKYASSCEIHIVSTMSLNKNVVDTEGVTEQEASCCLRIKKSLDLSAFKRVNFWLIAFFNFFGVVAVTLFDSFLPAMVQEEGFTDMDAAMLVTIYAAVDCGSRFASGVIVESGKIKAQNLLALFMCGTGLVCQFTSFYVSYGLLIMFVVLFGMFSGGFQAMNAVVMVEFLDIETFPKALGFVQVFHGVSLAIMNPVLGALRDITGTYYASFNLLGSTAIASALFLLAEPFTKRWMDARKVKAKEEELKALNNVTGDEVI
- the LOC137269814 gene encoding monocarboxylate transporter 12-like isoform X1 is translated as MTKDNEKKEVISPEKQDKKSRNKLPIDRGWAWVIVLATFSINLIQIGMYRSFGILFVEFLDEFKAPTSVTSLVMGMYSAAYSLTALVGLNFLLERFSIRFTCLLGGILMSLGGILSYFAMNLEYLIFTQSILPGMGSALLYGPGMVIVGQYFDKRTALGQAIGSCGASIGGMSIPQIIRYLLTQYGLRGTMLIGGAIQMEILIFALLYRPAPIRPKEDQTEETILRETPSGLKHGDSDSNVSENGAHASQNYIGGIIDTLSQSSVLKYASSCEIHIVSTMSLNKNVVDTEGVTEQEASCCLRIKKSLDLSAFKRVNFWLIAFFNFFGVVAVTLFDSFLPAMVQEEGFTDMDAAMLVTIYAAVDCGSRFASGVIVESGKIKAQNLLALFMCGTGLVCQFTSFYVSYGLLIMFVVLFGMFSGGFQAMNAVVMVEFLDIETFPKALGFVQVFHGVSLAIMNPVLGALRDITGTYYASFNLLGSTAIASALFLLAEPFTKRWMDARKVKAKEEELKALNNVTGDEVI